A stretch of DNA from Allomeiothermus silvanus DSM 9946:
CCACCGCCATATCACCCCGGATGGGGATAGCGGTGGCACCCAGTTCTTCTACCTCGGAGGCTACGCCGGTAGCCAGTTCGACATCCGGGTCTACCGCCACCACCGTGGCTCCGTTACGCCCGTAGGCATGGGCCAATGAGCGCCCGTAGCCACGCCCTGCCCCGGTGACCATGACGATTCGGCCTGATAGACCCAGCAGATCCCTTGTCATGCCACTCCATTCTACGTGAAGAAGTGAACATAGTCGCAATAAACTTACCGCTTCCTTCAACCCCGCTTTAGATCTCAGAATCTTCGGCGGCGCGCGAGCTATGGAGATGGTCGCAGGTCGTTTGGGTACGATACATGCCCTACACTTGGTCCCATGGCCCGTAACGCCTATGGTTGGCTTTGCGACAAGATTATAGTTTTAAAGATTACCGGGCCGAGGCTGAGGCTGTCCATGCGCGGATCCAGCAAGCCCACCCGGGAGCGAAGAACCTGCTCGAGGTAGCTTGCGGCACCGGGAAGCACCTCGAGCACTTAAAAGCCCACTACGAGGCAGTAGGGCTCGATCTCGATGCAAAGCAGCTCGAGGAGGCCCGCCGGCGCAACCCTGAGGTTGTCTTCTACCAGGGGGATATGCGTACGTTCGACCTGGGGCGCACCTTCGACGCGATCACCTGCTTGTTCAGTGCCATTGGCCACGCAGGTAGCGTGGAAGGGCTCGAGGCGGCGGTATATACGATGGCCCGCCACTTAAACCCCGGTGGGGTATTGTTGGTGGAGCCCTGGCTCTCGCCCCAGGTCTGGCAGAATAACCGCATGCGCTGTTTGTCGACGAGCCCGACCTCAAGGTGGCCCGTATGAACGTGAGCCGCCAGGAGGGGCGCGAGAGCGTGCTCGAGTTCCGCTACTTGATCGCTACCCCCCAAGGTGTCGAGTATTTCACCGGGGTGCGCTACCTCCGCACCAATAACCACTCGGTCAATCGGCCCATGCTCGCTATCAACGAGGCGATGGGCTTTGTCAAGGAACCGGCCTTCGTCACCTTGATACAGGAGATTTCTCAATGAGCGTGTACACCCGCCCCTACCACTCAGTAGACGAAGCAGCTTGCCTCGAGGTCTTCGATTCCAACGTGCCCAAGTATTTCTCGACCGAGGAGCGGGAGGAGTTCGAGACTTTCCTCAAGTTGCCCAGTTGCGTGTATCTGGTGCTCGAGCAATCAGGCCAAATCGTGGGCTGTGGCGGCTACTGCGTCCACCAGGAGAGTGGGCAGGGTGATTTGTGCTGGGGGATGGTGCGGCGTGAGTTGCACGGCACGGGTTTGGGCAAAAGGCTGCTGCTTGAGCGCCTCGGCCGCATCGTGCAAGACCCCCAGGTCACCTCCATCCGCCTCGACACCAGCCAGCACACCTGCGGCTTCTTCGCCAAGTTTGGCTTCGTCACCCTGGCCATCATCCTGAACGGCTACGGGCCGGACCTCAACCGTTACGACATGAGGCTCTGGTTGGATGAAGCTGCTCGAAGGCGCATCCAGAATGCTTACCAAGCGATCCAGGCATAACTAAGGCAAGGCGCGCTCTCCCTCGGCGAAACTGCAGATTATCTATCCCCCGGTGCTCGCTGAGGTCTGAAAGGAAAGCTGCATGAGTCTGCTCATTCGTCTCGCCCGAAAACCCCAAGATTTTCTACGCGTTGCCGAGATCCTCAATGCCGTTGAGCCGGAGTGGCCGGTCACGGCGGGGATGCTCGAGCACTGGGACAAGAACCACGACCCCAAGTACCATCGCGCCGAGTTCGTGGCCGAGCTGGATGCTCAGATCGTGGGCCTGGGCTCCATCGGCGAAGACCGCTGGGCCTACGAACCGGGTAAGTTCGTCTTCGACATCCAGGTCCACCCCGAGTTCCAGGGACGGGGTGTAGGCCGGGCGATCTACGACCACCTCATCGAGCACGTCCAGCTGATGAACCCCACCCTGCTGCAAGTGGGAACCCGGGAGAACCGCCCGCGGGCCCGGGCTTTCTTGGAACGCCGCGGCTTTGTAGAGACCTGGCGGCGCTACGAGTCGTGGCTCGAGACCCGAGACTTTGACTGCTCCCTCTACACCGACCTCGCCGAGCGGGTGAAAAGGGCCGGGCTCGAGATCAAGAGCTGGGGTGAACTCTCTGCCGACCCCGATGCCCCCCGCAAACTATGGGAACTCGACTGGCTCCTTTTACAGGATGTGCCGATGGGCTTGAAGTTCGTAAAGCGCGACCTCGAGCAGTGGATCAAGGAGGAGATTCAAGACCCCCACTTTGTCCCCCAGGCTTGCTTCATCGCCCTTGACCCTAACCGGGAGGATCCACTTACCGGGAGCTACGTAGGCTACTCCCAGCTCACCCGTAACCCGGCTGGGTTCTGGGGTATCAACATGACCGGAGTGTTGCGTGAGTACCGCGGTAAAGGGGTTGCCAAGGCCCTCAAGCTCGAGGGCATCCGCTATGTCAAGGAACATGGCGGGGAGCAGATCCGCACCACCAACGACCCGCCTAACAGCGCTATGCTCGCCATGAACCTTGATCTGGGTTTCCGACGCCAGCCTTCGTTGTTGCGCTACCAGAAGGCGCTCGACGGGAGAAAGATCGAGCCTTTTGATGCGGAGAAGTATATGAGGGGGAGGTAGCTTTTACTCTTCCGTTCCGAATAGCCGCCCCACCATGTAATCGATTAACAGGAAGAGAACAACCAGCATGATCAGCAAACCCCACCAGGGTGTGTTCACCCAGATCAGCACGAAGGTGCGCTCGAGAACTTTGTAGAGGATGAAACCGAAGATGAGCGTGGTGACCAGGGTAGCTAGCTTCTGGCGGATTTGCTTGCCCACATACCCAGGGTAGCACGGGAGCGCTTTGGCAAACCGCAACGCCCAGCGATTTTGCTGAGACTGTCGCGATCATCCAGTAAGGGGAAAACCATGACCACCCAGCTGACCATACGATCCTTTACCCAAGACGACTACCCGGCCATTGCCGAACTGCTCACTGCCGTTTGGCCCGAGTACCCCACCACCGCCGAGGCCATGGCCCATGACGACGGCACGAACCCCCAGTATATCCGCTGGAACCGCCTGGTGGCCCTGGAAGACGGCAAGATCGTCGGGCAGGCCGAGTATACCCAGTTTCTCGGCATGTACCACCCGCAGAAGTTCGGGTTATGGGTCTCGGTGCACCCCCTGCACCGCCAACGCGGGATCGGAAAGCTGCTCTACGCCGCGGCGCTGAAGGCCCTCGAGCCCTACGACCCGATCTCGCTGCTCACTTCTACCCGCGAAGATCAAACCGGCGCGATTCACTGGCTCCACTCCCTCGGCTTCCAGGAGGTCAAACGCTAACGCTACTGGGAATCGCGGCTGGAGGTGAATAGCTTCGACCCCGCGCCCTTCGCCGGGGCCGAGGAGAAGGTACGGCAGCACGGCCTGGAGATCACCACGCTGGCCGAACTCGCCGCGCTCGAGCCGGAAACCTACCAGCGGAAGTTTTATGACCTATGGTGCGAGGTTCGAGAGGACGTCCCACGCCCCGAACCCGCCACCCCGGTGAGCTTCGAGGAGTTCCACAAGTGGATCTTCGAGAGCCCTCGGCTGTTGCCGGAAGGGACGTTCGTTGCGGTGGACCCCCGCACGGGAGCCTACGTGGGCCTGAGCCAGCTCTGGAAGCCAGCGGGCGGCGAGCACCTCGAGACCGGCCTGACCGGCGTCCGCCGAGCCTACCGCCGTAAGGGGCTGGCCTTGGCGATGAAGCTCCGCGCGGCGGAGTACGCCAAGCACGTAGGAGCCCCGGAGATCCGCACCGGGAACGAGTCCAACAACCGCCCGATGCTGGCCATCAACGAGGCCCTGGGCTTCAAGAAACAACCGGCCTGGATTGATTTTGTCAAGGTGCTGAAATGATGTTCGCCTCGAGGCCCTACCAACCCGCCGAGCTCGAGCGCCCCTGCACCTTCCCTGGCTCGCTGCCACCAGATGTCAGCCGTGCCCGACGCGTTCGTTCACCCCGGAGACCTGGTCTGGCGCACGCTGCCGATGCGCAAAGCGCTCTAGGGGTGAGGGGTATTATATTTGCCGGATGCACTACGTGATCGGGGATATCCACGGCTGCCTGGAGGGGTTGGTCCGGCTCCTGCAGGGAACCGGGTTGATCGGGGAGGAGCGAGAGTGGACCGGTGGGAAGACCCAGCTCTGGTGTCTGGGCGACTATACCGACCGGGGCCCTGACGGGGTGGGGGTGATCGAACTCCTGATGCGGCTGGAGCGCGAAGCCGAGGCCGCCGGGGGTGCGGTGAACGCCCTCTTGGGCAACCACGACGTGATTCTCCAGCAGGCCTATTACTTCCCCGAACGCAAGAGCGGCTTCGCCCAGGGTGGGCGCCACCTGACCTTCCACGAGATGTGGCTGCGGGCTGGGGGCCAAGAACATGACCGGGCTCGGCTGGCCCCCCGCCATATCGCCTGGCTGGCCCGCAGGCCCGCCCTGGCTCAGGTGGATGGCGTGCTGTTGATGCACTCCGACAGCGATTCCTATCTCCACTACGGCTCCAGCGTCGAGGAGATCAACGCCCGTATCAAGAAGGTGCTGCACTCCGATGACTACCGCGCCTGGGACCGCTTAGAGGAGCGCTTAGCCGCGCGGCTTGCCTTTTGGGGCGGCCTGGAGAAAGCCCTAGACTTTCTAGGCCGGATGGGGGCGGAGCGGCTCCTGCACGGGCACACCCCCATCTACAGCCTGCTGGGCTGCTCTCCAGAGGAGGTTACCGAACCCCTCGAGTACGCCGAGGGGTTGTGCGTAAACCTCGAGCACGCGATCTGGAAAGGAGGGCCAGGGTTCATCTATCGGTTGGAGGGGGCGTAAGACGAAGTAGGGGGACAAGAGATCGGTGCTGTAAGCGGTCTGCCAGATTCGTTTTGCCTTTTGAAGCCCACCTTAGCCCAAAGCTTAACGGAACGCTACCCCTGAGTACCGGCGCCAGCCGGGGGCCGATGGCCCTTCACTTGAGTACCGGCGCCAGCCGGGGGCCGATGGCCCTTCACTTGAGTACCGGCGCCAGCCGGGGGCCGATGGCCCTTCACTTGAGTACCGGCGCCAGCCGGGGGCCGATGGCCCTTCACTGCCCTGCGGTCGGCGAAACCAACCTCTGGGGTGGGGTTCGATCCTGAGCGGGAGGCATAATAAAAACCATGAGCTTTCCCTATCTCCAACTCGAGGGCGACCCCTACACCCAGGGGCTTGCCCAAGGCCAGCAACTCCAGCCGCAGATCGGGCACAATCTGGAGGTCTACTTCCGTCGCTTTGAGGTGGAGGGAAAGTTGCACCGCGAGGCCGTGCTCGAGCGCTCCGAGCGCTACCTGAGCGCCATCAGCAGCAAAAACCCCGATTACTTCGCCGGGATAGAGGGCATCGCCGACGGCGGGGGCTTTGACCTGCTGGAGATCGGGGCCTTGAATTTCCGCTACGAGATTCTCTATCACCAGTTCGCTCATGAGCCACCCCAGGGCTGCACCGCCTTTGCTGTGCTGCCAAGCGCGAGCGCCGATGGGGCTTTGTGGATGGGGCAAAACTGGGATTGGATAGTAGACGTAAAAGGAGCCCTGCTCCACACCCGCCACCCCGACGGCCTCGAGACCCTCTCCTTCACCGAAGCGGGGATCTTCGGCGGGAAAATAGGAATGAACTCTGCCGGGTTAGGGCTTTGCATCAACGGCCTGGTCTCCGCAGACGACGACTGGTCCCGCCTGGGTAAGCCTTTTCACCTGCGCACCTACGAGGTGCTGTGTTCGCGCACCCTCGAAGAGGCCATCGCCAAAGCTACCGAGGAGCCCCGCTCGGGATCGGCCAATTTCCTCATCGGCCAGGGCGAAAAGGCCGTGAACTTAGAGACTGCCCCCCATGCGCTGATCCAGCTCGAGGGAGAGCGTTTGGTCCACGCCAACCACTTCGTCGACCCCGGCAGGTATGGGGTCCGGCTCTCGCCAGTAGAGTGGTTGGACCGCTCCCATCACCGCCACCACCGGCTAGAAGCGCTGATTGCCCAGAAGAAGCCGGGGCTCGAGGACTTCAAAGCCGCCCTTGCCGACGGGGAAGGCCACCCCTACGCGGTTTGCCGTTACCCCAGCCCGGAGGAGTTCGAGCTGGGCGAGCCTTACCAGACGGTGGCCTCGGTGATCATGAACCTGAGTACCCGCGAGATGTGGGTCTCGGACGGGCCTCCGGACCAGAACCCATACCAGCGATACCGCTTCTAGTACGTAACCCTGTCTAAGGGGGCGCTTGGGAAAGATTTTCCGCGGGCTACAATTGGGGTATGGCGCTCATCAAGATAGCCCAGGGCGACCTCACCGAGTTCACCGGGGACGCCATCGTGAACGCCGCCAACAACTATCTCCAACTCGGTGCGGGGGTAGCAGGGGCCATCCGTCGTAAGGGAGGGCCGCAGATCCAGGAGGAGTGCAACCGCATCGGCAAGATCAAGGTGGGCGAGGCCGCCGTGACCGGGGCTGGGAATCTGCCGGTCAGGTATATCCTCCACGCCGCCGTGCTGGGGGACGAACCCGCTACCCTCGAGACGGTTCGTCAGGCCACACGTAGCGCTCTGCTGCTGGCCCAGGCCAAGGGCATCGAGACTCTGGCTTTTCCCCTGCTGGGAACTGGAGTAGGGGGCTTGCCTATAGAGGCAGTGGCCAAGGTGATGCTCGAGGAGATCAAGGCTGCCCCCGACACCCTTACCGTGACCCTGTACGGCTTTCGCCCCGAGGACGCGGAGGCCATTCGTCAGGCGCTATAGCGCCAGCTTGTTAGCTCGAGCGTTGAGCATTGGGCGGTTTGCGTATAGCCTAGGGGCTGTGCGCCTTTTGCGCTTGCGGCAGACCCACTTTCGCAACCTGAAGTCCCCAGAGTTCGCGCCTGCGCCGGGGCTCACCACGGTGGTGGGCGGTAACGCACAGGGCAAGAGCAACCTGCT
This window harbors:
- a CDS encoding class I SAM-dependent methyltransferase produces the protein MRQDYSFKDYRAEAEAVHARIQQAHPGAKNLLEVACGTGKHLEHLKAHYEAVGLDLDAKQLEEARRRNPEVVFYQGDMRTFDLGRTFDAITCLFSAIGHAGSVEGLEAAVYTMARHLNPGGVLLVEPWLSPQVWQNNRMRCLSTSPTSRWPV
- a CDS encoding GNAT family N-acetyltransferase — protein: MSVYTRPYHSVDEAACLEVFDSNVPKYFSTEEREEFETFLKLPSCVYLVLEQSGQIVGCGGYCVHQESGQGDLCWGMVRRELHGTGLGKRLLLERLGRIVQDPQVTSIRLDTSQHTCGFFAKFGFVTLAIILNGYGPDLNRYDMRLWLDEAARRRIQNAYQAIQA
- a CDS encoding GNAT family N-acetyltransferase translates to MSLLIRLARKPQDFLRVAEILNAVEPEWPVTAGMLEHWDKNHDPKYHRAEFVAELDAQIVGLGSIGEDRWAYEPGKFVFDIQVHPEFQGRGVGRAIYDHLIEHVQLMNPTLLQVGTRENRPRARAFLERRGFVETWRRYESWLETRDFDCSLYTDLAERVKRAGLEIKSWGELSADPDAPRKLWELDWLLLQDVPMGLKFVKRDLEQWIKEEIQDPHFVPQACFIALDPNREDPLTGSYVGYSQLTRNPAGFWGINMTGVLREYRGKGVAKALKLEGIRYVKEHGGEQIRTTNDPPNSAMLAMNLDLGFRRQPSLLRYQKALDGRKIEPFDAEKYMRGR
- a CDS encoding GNAT family N-acetyltransferase is translated as MTTQLTIRSFTQDDYPAIAELLTAVWPEYPTTAEAMAHDDGTNPQYIRWNRLVALEDGKIVGQAEYTQFLGMYHPQKFGLWVSVHPLHRQRGIGKLLYAAALKALEPYDPISLLTSTREDQTGAIHWLHSLGFQEVKR
- a CDS encoding GNAT family N-acetyltransferase; protein product: MNSFDPAPFAGAEEKVRQHGLEITTLAELAALEPETYQRKFYDLWCEVREDVPRPEPATPVSFEEFHKWIFESPRLLPEGTFVAVDPRTGAYVGLSQLWKPAGGEHLETGLTGVRRAYRRKGLALAMKLRAAEYAKHVGAPEIRTGNESNNRPMLAINEALGFKKQPAWIDFVKVLK
- a CDS encoding metallophosphoesterase; amino-acid sequence: MHYVIGDIHGCLEGLVRLLQGTGLIGEEREWTGGKTQLWCLGDYTDRGPDGVGVIELLMRLEREAEAAGGAVNALLGNHDVILQQAYYFPERKSGFAQGGRHLTFHEMWLRAGGQEHDRARLAPRHIAWLARRPALAQVDGVLLMHSDSDSYLHYGSSVEEINARIKKVLHSDDYRAWDRLEERLAARLAFWGGLEKALDFLGRMGAERLLHGHTPIYSLLGCSPEEVTEPLEYAEGLCVNLEHAIWKGGPGFIYRLEGA
- a CDS encoding C45 family autoproteolytic acyltransferase/hydolase, coding for MSFPYLQLEGDPYTQGLAQGQQLQPQIGHNLEVYFRRFEVEGKLHREAVLERSERYLSAISSKNPDYFAGIEGIADGGGFDLLEIGALNFRYEILYHQFAHEPPQGCTAFAVLPSASADGALWMGQNWDWIVDVKGALLHTRHPDGLETLSFTEAGIFGGKIGMNSAGLGLCINGLVSADDDWSRLGKPFHLRTYEVLCSRTLEEAIAKATEEPRSGSANFLIGQGEKAVNLETAPHALIQLEGERLVHANHFVDPGRYGVRLSPVEWLDRSHHRHHRLEALIAQKKPGLEDFKAALADGEGHPYAVCRYPSPEEFELGEPYQTVASVIMNLSTREMWVSDGPPDQNPYQRYRF
- a CDS encoding macro domain-containing protein translates to MALIKIAQGDLTEFTGDAIVNAANNYLQLGAGVAGAIRRKGGPQIQEECNRIGKIKVGEAAVTGAGNLPVRYILHAAVLGDEPATLETVRQATRSALLLAQAKGIETLAFPLLGTGVGGLPIEAVAKVMLEEIKAAPDTLTVTLYGFRPEDAEAIRQAL